The Commensalibacter nepenthis genome has a window encoding:
- a CDS encoding SIS domain-containing protein yields MKTYKDHVHTVLQENLKTLTAVNPEQVQQLIKEIQQAKTIQLYGMGRMQLSVRGFAMRLKHMGFDSYVVYDTTTPCIGNGDLLIVHCAVTNVELNVIQLAKKVGARIVLLTAHPENEHGQYADLCVHIPGQIFGINSEIHSVQPMSTLLEQSLFLFTDIITMMLMEQCNISLEKMKNQHTNLEGLSGDFA; encoded by the coding sequence ATGAAAACTTACAAAGACCATGTTCACACCGTCCTTCAAGAAAATCTTAAAACTTTGACAGCTGTTAATCCCGAACAGGTACAACAACTTATCAAAGAAATTCAGCAAGCGAAGACCATTCAACTCTATGGTATGGGCAGAATGCAATTATCCGTACGTGGATTTGCAATGCGACTAAAACATATGGGTTTTGATAGTTACGTTGTTTATGACACCACAACCCCTTGTATTGGCAACGGAGACCTTTTAATTGTGCATTGTGCGGTCACAAATGTAGAATTGAATGTCATTCAACTGGCTAAAAAGGTTGGTGCAAGAATTGTTTTATTAACAGCACATCCCGAAAATGAACATGGTCAATATGCAGATCTATGCGTTCATATACCAGGACAAATCTTTGGAATCAATTCAGAAATTCACTCTGTGCAACCCATGTCCACTTTATTAGAACAATCTTTATTTTTATTCACGGACATTATCACCATGATGCTGATGGAGCAATGCAACATATCTCTCGAAAAAATGAAAAATCAACATACAAACCTAGAAGGTCTGTCAGGAGATTTTGCATAA